The DNA window CAGCTTCTGGCGCGGCGGTGGTGGCAATGGGGGCGGCAAGCTCCTGAACTACGCCTTCGCGGCGGCCATGCTCCAAGCACCGGAGATGCTCGCGGACCTGGCCCAGGCCCAGGGACAGGAGTTCTTCGAGACGGGCAGCTATTACCGCGGCGTCAACGGCGTGGCTCTGTGGGGCCAGGAGGCGGGCTCCGAGGAAGAGTATTGGGCGGACCTGGCCCAGCCCCCGGGTTCGACCAAGACCATCCGAGACCCCTATGGCCTCATCGACGGCGGAGGCGAGCTGGGGGGCGCATACCAGGACAACACGGCCAAGCCCACGCAGTACACGGGGCTGTTCATGCGCCTGATGCCCGCGCTCGCCCAGGCGTGGCCCACGGCGAACCGCGACACCATTCTCGAGTACGCCGACCGTTGGGTGAACGTGGGAGCCTGGACGCAGCCGGACGTCTGCGCCCCGGTCACCACGTGGGACCGCTACGGCGTGGACTTCGGGCCGGATGGTCAGGGGTCCTGCATCCACGACACCCAGGCGCCGCTGGGTCGCGCCCCGGAGAGCCATGGCGCAAACCAGAACGGCGGGAACCGCACGGAGATGGTCGGCGAGCAGATGTGGTCATTGCTGCGCGGGTGCGTGGACACCTGCTCGTGCTCAGGCCAGAGCTGCGCGATTCCGCCCACGCCGTAGCCCGAGCCTCGCATGAACTCCGTGCCCTCTCTCGCAAAGAGAGAGGGCATCGTCATGCCCAGTGTCAGCGATTGAGGACGGTCTTGTTGTACCAGTCTGCAATCTCTCCACCGGTGGTCATCCACACATCCTTGCGCGATGTGATGTGGGCGAGCGCCTGGGCGAAGTGCTTGCTGCGGTGCGGATGCCCAATCAGGAACGGGTGCAGGGCGATAGCCATCACACGGCCCGTCTTCGCACCGTCCTCGTAGAGGGTGTCAAACTGGTCAATGATGGTCCTCGCGAAGCCTTCTCCGCTCTGCCCATGCACAAGGAATGCGCCGAAGTCGTTGAGTTCGAGCGCGTACGGTACCGACAGCATTTGGCCCGTCTTCACTCGCATGGGGTAGGGCTGCTCGTCGTTCACCCAGTCCGCGACGTACTGGATGCCCGCCTCGGCCAGGTAATCCAGCGTGTGGAGCGACTCGCTGAGCGCGGGCCCGAGCCAACCCCGAGGCGCCTTGCCGGTGCTCTTCGTGATGGTCTCCACCACGGAGAAGATGTGCTTGCGCTCCTCCTCGGGTGAATGTTGCGGGAGCAGGATGGAGTTGGTTTTTCCGTGGCCCATCCATTCCCAACCCAACTGGGTTCCCGCCTCGATGATGCGAGGGTAATGCTGGGTGGCATCCGAGTTGAGCGCCACGGTGCCCTTCACGCCGTACTTCTGCATCACCTCCATCAGGCGCCAGATGCCCACGCGGACGCCGTAATCCCGCCAAGCATAATTCAACACGTCCGGCGCCAGGTTCGTGGTCGAAGAGATGAGCGAACTGGACGGCCGGTCGAAATAGAAATGCTCGACGTTAGGGATGACCCAGACAGCCACACGGGCGCCGTTGGGAAGATGGAGGGGCGGCCGGTCGACGATGGGAGAATACGGGAAACGATCATGCTCCTGAGGAACAGCCAAGGCTTGCGACATCGTCTTTCTCCCAATGAATGGCGAGCCGAACGGGCAGGCCTCGCCAAGAGGGGCGTGGCGGCTCCGCTCACCGAGTTGGCAGAAAGATAAATCCCTCCGTGTTTTTGACTAGAAGGCCCTAATTCCGAAGTCTCCGGACAGAGATGTCCGCAATAGGTTCGCGGCCAGACGATGGCTCCCCCCTCGAAATCACTGCCATCTGGGATGACCTCCGCGACCTCAACATGGCCCTGCTGACTTCAAACCCAGACACCGCGGGAGAATACCGCCGACGAGCCTTCCTCCCCCGCCCCCTCCGAACCAACTACACAGGATTTGGGACCTGCCCCTTGCGCAGGTCCACGGGCTCGCGCGCCAGCAGGATGCGCACCGTCCGAGGAAGCAGCGGCAGCATCAGATGCTCGCCGCCGTGCTCGCACTCACGCAACTTCGGCCACTCATCCGGGTTGAGTCGTCGCATGCCCCCTGCCCCCCCGAGGCGCGCTCAACTCAGGGCGCCCGCCATCGGTCGATGACGGAGGGACACACCGAGGGCCCATGCGCCCAAACAAAAAGCCCAGCAACCTCGCGGCTGCTGGGCTTCACTCTGTGGAGGCGGCGGGAATCGAACCCACGTTCGGGGAGTGCGCAAACCCAGCAGATTCGCGCCCTTACCTCGCAACTACCCGGAATGATTCGGAATCGGTGTCCCGCCCCCTCCCCTCTTGTCCCACCATGTTCCGGCGCGTTCCGCAGCTTCATGCGACATACGTGCAACATGGCGGGGCAAGGTCGCGAGGGCCCCACCTGCACGATCGCGTCTCCTCCTCCGCCCTACAGTCGAGTCGGGAACAGCTCCAGGAGTCCCGCCCGGTCGAGCCGCTCTCTTGGATGCGCAGCCAGCGCCACATGCCCCGGATACCCGGCTGATAGTGCTACTCCGGATCTAGTGCCCAGGTTCCTTCTTCCCACCTCTTGAGGGCTTCCTGGGCCTCAAATGGGATGAGCCCCTCCCCCTTCGCAGCCTCTTGGAGCACAGCCTTCGACTCGACAGTCTTGTAGCGGAGCAGCAGGGCCGCAGCAGCGGTCCTCACGTCCATCCGTGAATGTGCGAAGAGCGTTGCGAGTGCATCACGGCCCACGTCGCCGTGAGACCTGAGTCGGTCAAACGCCGCAAGCGCTTTGTCCGCATGCTTGTTCCCGGTCCTCGCGTCTCCACGCATGATCGCCTCGGTCTGCGCGACAGTGTGGTGCGCAAACTCACCTACCAGTTCTCCAAGCTCGGCCATCACCAAGCACCTTTCCGGACGTTGTCGAGAGCCCGCAACCCGAAATCCCTTTGAGCCTCGAACGACTGACTACGCATCCAGTCTCGTACAGTCATCGTCCTGGACCCAGTCACTCGATACTGAATCGACGAATAGAACGCGCTGACCCTAGTGTGAAGGTCCTTGTCGAGCGCAACGATGTTCTTCTCGTTGTGAATCGCCTTCGAGCCGAACCGTCCCACGTTGCCGTCGGTCTGCTCGACGATGTGGTGCCACTCCTTCCCCGGCCCTGCTGGCCCCATCGCGCGCTTGAAGGACTTGAACGACGAGTAGGACTTCGCACCAGTGAGGCCCGAGGGCGGTGTCGAGCCTGAATCGGCCCCCTCCCCCACTCGCTGAAGGATGATGGCCGCGACTGGTCCTCCACTCAGCACCGCCGCAGCCCGCCCCACCGGCACCGCTACCAGACTCATCCTGGCCATGCCGTTGACGGATAGCGACAGCGCCGGGACCTCTACCGTGGCCAGTGCTGTCCCCTGGAAGGTGCGCGTCGCGGCAGATGCGGTCCCCCAGGTGGCAATCAGGTTCGTGACCATCTTCGAGACGGCCTGAATCTGTTCGCCCCGCGTCATGTACTTGAAGCGCTCCAGGTACTCGGGCGACGACTCGATGAGGGCCACCACTGCGGCGGGCATCTGTCGGAGCGCGTCCAGGTTCTCCGCTGGCGAGGTTGAGAAGAACTTCCCCACCGCGAGGGCCAGCCCCACGAATGCCTCTTCGGCACCGTCCAGCCCGCGACTCACGACATCGGCATCGTCATGGACGTCCGCGATGGGGAACCCGTTGGCCTCCCGCAGCTCCGCGTCCAGCAGGCGGAAGACGCCCGTACTGCCGTCGTAGAAGCGACCCAGCTCGAAGCCGTGCGCGCGAAAGGCCCCGTCCTTCCACTCGACGGGCTCCACCTTCTGCTGTGTCCGCCCGCTCGGGACCCACGCGAGATACCCGTCGGGCCGCAGCACCGCGACGTGGGTGAAGCGCCCGACTCGCCGCACCAGCTCGGCCTGTGACACCTCCCCCGTGTCCAGGACTTCGCGCAGCATGAAGCCCACCGCGACGCGTGCCGGGAACTGTCCCAGCGTCACGTCCTTGCCTAGCAGCACGTTCAGGAGCCGTCCCGCATGCGTGGGCGTGAGGGGGCTCCCAACCACGGGGCGCGCGTCGTGCTCCTCCAACCCAGCGGACGCCAGCAGCGCTTCCCAGGTATCCACCACCCCGGCGTCACTCGCGACCTTGTTCCCGGACGAGTTGCTCTCCGCCTTCGCGGGCCCCTCGCGGAAGACTCGACGGCGCCGCTTCCGCCCCTCCTCATCGAAAGACGGTGCCGTTGCGCGTGGAGGCAACTCGCGCCGGAACGTCTTGGGACGCGACTCCCGGGACACGCGCGAAGCCAAGCTCAGCGCTCCACCCGGCCCCGGAGCCAGCGACACCGAAGCGCATCCCGTGGTGAGCAGGAGCAGCGACAGCAACAGGTGGCTAGCGCGCATTGTCCACCCCCAACCCCACCGAGGCGAAGGCGCCAGGTCGCAACGCCCCTTCGGTGGTGGGGAACAGCAACGTGCCGCCCGTCCCCGTCGCGTAGAACCCTCCCCCCAGGAACCGCCACCGGACTTCCGCCGACCCCAGGTAACGCGCCCCAGGCTGCCCCACCCCCACGGCGAGCCCCTTCAACGCGACTTCCACGCTGCGCTCGAAGAGCTGCACCGCGACGCGCCCATCCACGTCGAAGCGCCCCCAGGAGAACACCTCAGCGCCCAGTGAGAGCTTCAGGTGGGCTTTCGGCCCTCCGTAGGACACCGCATCCCAGCCGACTTCCGATTCACCGAAGAGGGAGTAGCCATCCGGGAACGGGGCATCCGCGAGCGGCGCCCCGGATGTCCCCGCGGCCTGGAAGCGCGCAAGCTCGTAGTCCGCGCCGAAGAAACCCTGCCGGAAGCCCCCGCGCTGGTGCCTCGCTTCCAGCCGCAGAATCATGTCCAGGGTGGACGTCTCGGCATCCGCACCGACGCCCGCCACCGCGCCCCACGCGCCCCCCGTGTCGGGCCTTCCACCCCAGCCCGCGAAAACGTGCGCCTCGAACTCGGGCCGGACGACCAGCACCGCCACCGCGTCCACGTGCGCGAGCGTCACCGAAGCCGCGCGACCACCAGCTCGCCCCCAGTCATGGACTGCCGACATTCCCAGGGTGTAGCGGCCCCTCTGCTGGGGCCTGCCGAAGAGAACGTGCTCCAGGTCCAGTTCCGCCTCCGCGCCCATCAACCGGGCGCCCAGCACGTCCGAGGTGAACGCCTCGACGTAGACAGGCCCCAGCGTGCCGGTGAGGACACCCGCCGCAGGGTGGTAGTTGGGGTTCGCCCGGTGGGCGTAGCGCCGGACCAGGTGCCCGGAGAGCAGGCTGTAGCTGTCTATCTGCCCGAACCACACGCCCAACGGCGAATTGTCCGAGCCCAGCTTGAGCCCCCGGACCAGTTGGCCCCAGTCCGAAAGCTCGTCCCAGTCCTCGCGACGGACAATCCCACCGTCCCTGGGGCCCCAAATCCGCAACCGCAGCGGAGCCCCGAGGTTGACGCCGAACTCCTCGCCCCGCTCGAAGTCAATCGTCGGGTCGACCTGGAAGTAGCCTGAGTCCGTCCCCACACCCGCCCGGGGCAAGAGTGCCCACGTGGTGGCTTCGACGCGGAAGAGGTTCCACCATCTTTCGTCAGGCTCGACACCCGGCGCGTCTTCCTCCAGTTCCTCGGGCGAGGGTTCCTCTTCAGGTTCCTGTGCCCACGCCACCCCCGGCAGCATCAGCAGCAGTACAACAAGCCAGCTTCGATTCCTTTGCATACACGTCCCCCATGCGCGCCCCGGAACGAGGCACGAAGAACACACGTCTCCCGGTCGGCTCAGCGACTCGCGCCGCGCCGGTGGTGAATCAGCTTCTGTGAAAGGGATTGGGTGCCGACGTCAGTCTGTCGGCAGGACTACGGCCATCTCGGCTATGCGCTGTCGCTCTCGGTCATCGACTGCCGTTCGCCACTCGCAAACCGGGCAGTCGTTGTGACCTCGCCCTCGTCAGGGAACTCGGCATCCGCGCCCTCCGGTTTGCGCCTCTCGACGGACTTCGCAACCAGGGCCGTCAGTTCGGCCACGGCATCCGCCTTCGTGAAGACGCCACCCATCCACGCGTTGATGTCCCCCGCCAGCTCCCGCGCTGACTGGTAGCGCTCAGCGGGTGCCGGGGTAAGAAGCCGTCCGAGGAGCACGCGCAAGCTCTGCGGCAACCCTCGCGTCAGTACGTCGACGTCAGCCGAGGTGAATGTAGCGGCCTGCCAGATGGCGGCCTCAACCGTCGGCTGCAAGCCCGCGAGCGTCGCGCGTCGAATCGCCTGTTTGACGCGTCGTTGGCGCCGTTCCGAGAGTGCCGCGACTCGCTCAGGAGAAACGGGCGCGTCCGGGTAGAGCAGGCACCTGCCGGTCGACAGCTCCAACATCACAAGCCCCAGACTGAAGAGGTCCGAGCGCGCATCAACCTTCCCGCCGAGCAGCGCTTCAGGGGATGCGTAGAAGAAGTCCCCTTGCGGGCGGCGAACCGATGTTGTGAGGCGCCCCGGGAGCGTCGACGTTGCGGCCCCGAAATCGGAGAGCTGAACCGAGCCATCCCAGTCGAAGAAGATGCGGTCTGGGTCGACGGCGCGATGAACGATGTTGAGGGGCACCCCGGCCGCATCCTTCGCGGAGTGCGCATGGTCCAACGCGCTTGCCAGTTGCGCGCCGATGAAGAGCGTCATTTCGGGCGAAAACCAAACACCCAGCTCGGACACCATCGAGAGCATGTCAGCAAGGGCATTGCCCGCGGGGTGCTCCAGAACGGCGTACCAGTAGCCGTGGACCTTGTGCAGCCCCAGCACCTTCAGGATGCCGGGGTGGTCCAGGTGCTCGGCAATGCGAACCTCTTCCAACAGCTTCGTTCGGGCACGGCGGACACGACTCCCTGACGGGCCGGACTGGTCAGGAATCGCCTTCAGCAGAACCTTGCCGCGAGGATGCCCTTCGAGGGTCCGGCGTCGCGCCAGAAAGAGGCTTTGCCCGTGGTGGGCAGGCCCCAGGCTCTCCCTGAACTCGTAGGAGTGCCCATCCGCCGAGAAGAGGATGGCCCCCTTGGGAAGCCCAAACTCAATAGCCTTTGATGCCATGCACTACCC is part of the Myxococcus landrumus genome and encodes:
- a CDS encoding polysaccharide deacetylase family protein, which encodes MSQALAVPQEHDRFPYSPIVDRPPLHLPNGARVAVWVIPNVEHFYFDRPSSSLISSTTNLAPDVLNYAWRDYGVRVGIWRLMEVMQKYGVKGTVALNSDATQHYPRIIEAGTQLGWEWMGHGKTNSILLPQHSPEEERKHIFSVVETITKSTGKAPRGWLGPALSESLHTLDYLAEAGIQYVADWVNDEQPYPMRVKTGQMLSVPYALELNDFGAFLVHGQSGEGFARTIIDQFDTLYEDGAKTGRVMAIALHPFLIGHPHRSKHFAQALAHITSRKDVWMTTGGEIADWYNKTVLNR
- a CDS encoding DUF2019 domain-containing protein — encoded protein: MAELGELVGEFAHHTVAQTEAIMRGDARTGNKHADKALAAFDRLRSHGDVGRDALATLFAHSRMDVRTAAAALLLRYKTVESKAVLQEAAKGEGLIPFEAQEALKRWEEGTWALDPE
- a CDS encoding protein kinase domain-containing protein, whose product is MASKAIEFGLPKGAILFSADGHSYEFRESLGPAHHGQSLFLARRRTLEGHPRGKVLLKAIPDQSGPSGSRVRRARTKLLEEVRIAEHLDHPGILKVLGLHKVHGYWYAVLEHPAGNALADMLSMVSELGVWFSPEMTLFIGAQLASALDHAHSAKDAAGVPLNIVHRAVDPDRIFFDWDGSVQLSDFGAATSTLPGRLTTSVRRPQGDFFYASPEALLGGKVDARSDLFSLGLVMLELSTGRCLLYPDAPVSPERVAALSERRQRRVKQAIRRATLAGLQPTVEAAIWQAATFTSADVDVLTRGLPQSLRVLLGRLLTPAPAERYQSARELAGDINAWMGGVFTKADAVAELTALVAKSVERRKPEGADAEFPDEGEVTTTARFASGERQSMTESDSA